The following coding sequences are from one Anser cygnoides isolate HZ-2024a breed goose chromosome 10, Taihu_goose_T2T_genome, whole genome shotgun sequence window:
- the UBA3 gene encoding NEDD8-activating enzyme E1 catalytic subunit isoform X2 yields MVRQEGWKSFKAAETREKKRRRLEELLADGMAVDGGCGDSGDWEGRWNHVKKFLERSGPFTHPDFEPGTQALEFLLSTCKVLVIGAGGLGCELLKNLALSGFRQIHVIDMDTIDVSNLNRQFLFRPKDVGRPKAEVAAEFLNSRIPNCAVVPYFKKIQDMDESFYRQFHIIVCGLDSIIARRWINGMLMSFLRYEDGVLDPSSIIPLIDGGTEGFKGNARVIIPGMTACVECTLELYPPQVNFPMCTIASMPRLPEHCIEYVRILQWPKEQPFGEGVALDGDDPEHIQWIYQKSLERASQFNIKGVTYRLTQGVVKRIIPAVASTNAVIAAVCATEVFKIATSAYIPLNNYLVFNDVDGLYTYTFEAERKENCPACSQLPQNIEISPSAKLQEILDYLTNNASLQMKSPAITATMYGGNKTLYLQTVASIEERTRPNLSKTLKELGLVDGQELAVADVTTPQTMLFKLHFIT; encoded by the exons AATGGCTGTTGATGGTGGGTGTGGGGACTCTGGAGACTGGGAAGGTCGCTGGAACCATGTAAAGAAGTTCCTCGAGCGATCTGGACCATTCACACATCCTGATTTCGAGCCAGGCACTCAA GCTCTTGAATTTTTGTTAAGCACATGTAAAGTACTAGTTATTGGAGCAGGAGGATTAGGATGCGAACTCCTGAAAAACCTG GCACTGTCTGGTTTCAGACAGATCCATGTTATTGACATGGACACTATAGATGTTTCTAATCTTAACCGACAGTTTCTGTTTCG accaaAGGATGTTGGGCGACCAAAAGCAGAAGTTGCAGCAGAATTCCTGAACAGTCGCATCCCCAACTGTGCTGTTGTACC atattttaaaaagattcaAGACATGGATGAAAGCTTTTATCGAC AGTTTCATATTATTGTTTGTGGGCTGGACTCTATAATTGCAAGAAGATGGATAAATGGCATGCTG ATGTCATTTTTACGTTATGAAGACGGTGTACTGGATCCAAGTTCCATCATACCTTTAATAGATGGAGGGACAGAAGGTTTCAAAGGAAATGCTCGTGTGATTATTCCCGGTATGACAGCATGTGTTGAATGCACACTTGAACTTTATCCACCACAG GTCAATTTCCCCATGTGTACTATTGCATCTATGCCCAGGCTACCAGAGCATTGTATTGAGTATGTCAGGATATTGCAGTGGCCGAAGGAGCAACCTTTTGGAG AAGGTGTTGCTTTGGATGGAGATGACCCTGAACATATACAGTGGATTTACCAGAAGTCTTTAGAAAGAGCATCACAATTTAATATTAAAGGTGTTACATACAGACTCACCCAAG gagTTGTTAAACGAATTATTCCAGCAGTAGCTTCTACAAATGCAGTAATTGCAG CTGTTTGTGCCACCGAAGTTTTTAAAATAGCCACAAG TGCATACATTCCTCTTAACAATTACTTGGTGTTCAATGATGTGGATGGATTATACACGTACACATTTGAAGCGGAAAGAAAG GAGAACTGTCCGGCCTGCAGCCAGCTTCCCCAAAACATAGAGATTTCTCCATCAGCAAAATTACAGGAGATCTTGGATTACTTGACAAATAATGCTTCATT GCAAATGAAATCTCCTGCAATCACAGCAACCATGTATGGGGGGaataaaacactttatttaCAG ACGGTAGCGTCAATTGAAGAACGAACACGGCCAAATCTTTCCAAAACACTAAAAG aactGGGGCTTGTGGATGGCCAGGAACTTGCAGTTGCTGATGTGACTACACCACAGACTATGTTGTTCAAACTTCACTTTATCACTTAA
- the UBA3 gene encoding NEDD8-activating enzyme E1 catalytic subunit isoform X5: MVRQEGWKSFKAAETRMAVDGGCGDSGDWEGRWNHVKKFLERSGPFTHPDFEPGTQALEFLLSTCKVLVIGAGGLGCELLKNLALSGFRQIHVIDMDTIDVSNLNRQFLFRPKDVGRPKAEVAAEFLNSRIPNCAVVPYFKKIQDMDESFYRQFHIIVCGLDSIIARRWINGMLMSFLRYEDGVLDPSSIIPLIDGGTEGFKGNARVIIPGMTACVECTLELYPPQVNFPMCTIASMPRLPEHCIEYVRILQWPKEQPFGEGVALDGDDPEHIQWIYQKSLERASQFNIKGVTYRLTQGVVKRIIPAVASTNAVIAAVCATEVFKIATSAYIPLNNYLVFNDVDGLYTYTFEAERKENCPACSQLPQNIEISPSAKLQEILDYLTNNASLQMKSPAITATMYGGNKTLYLQTVASIEERTRPNLSKTLKELGLVDGQELAVADVTTPQTMLFKLHFIT, from the exons AATGGCTGTTGATGGTGGGTGTGGGGACTCTGGAGACTGGGAAGGTCGCTGGAACCATGTAAAGAAGTTCCTCGAGCGATCTGGACCATTCACACATCCTGATTTCGAGCCAGGCACTCAA GCTCTTGAATTTTTGTTAAGCACATGTAAAGTACTAGTTATTGGAGCAGGAGGATTAGGATGCGAACTCCTGAAAAACCTG GCACTGTCTGGTTTCAGACAGATCCATGTTATTGACATGGACACTATAGATGTTTCTAATCTTAACCGACAGTTTCTGTTTCG accaaAGGATGTTGGGCGACCAAAAGCAGAAGTTGCAGCAGAATTCCTGAACAGTCGCATCCCCAACTGTGCTGTTGTACC atattttaaaaagattcaAGACATGGATGAAAGCTTTTATCGAC AGTTTCATATTATTGTTTGTGGGCTGGACTCTATAATTGCAAGAAGATGGATAAATGGCATGCTG ATGTCATTTTTACGTTATGAAGACGGTGTACTGGATCCAAGTTCCATCATACCTTTAATAGATGGAGGGACAGAAGGTTTCAAAGGAAATGCTCGTGTGATTATTCCCGGTATGACAGCATGTGTTGAATGCACACTTGAACTTTATCCACCACAG GTCAATTTCCCCATGTGTACTATTGCATCTATGCCCAGGCTACCAGAGCATTGTATTGAGTATGTCAGGATATTGCAGTGGCCGAAGGAGCAACCTTTTGGAG AAGGTGTTGCTTTGGATGGAGATGACCCTGAACATATACAGTGGATTTACCAGAAGTCTTTAGAAAGAGCATCACAATTTAATATTAAAGGTGTTACATACAGACTCACCCAAG gagTTGTTAAACGAATTATTCCAGCAGTAGCTTCTACAAATGCAGTAATTGCAG CTGTTTGTGCCACCGAAGTTTTTAAAATAGCCACAAG TGCATACATTCCTCTTAACAATTACTTGGTGTTCAATGATGTGGATGGATTATACACGTACACATTTGAAGCGGAAAGAAAG GAGAACTGTCCGGCCTGCAGCCAGCTTCCCCAAAACATAGAGATTTCTCCATCAGCAAAATTACAGGAGATCTTGGATTACTTGACAAATAATGCTTCATT GCAAATGAAATCTCCTGCAATCACAGCAACCATGTATGGGGGGaataaaacactttatttaCAG ACGGTAGCGTCAATTGAAGAACGAACACGGCCAAATCTTTCCAAAACACTAAAAG aactGGGGCTTGTGGATGGCCAGGAACTTGCAGTTGCTGATGTGACTACACCACAGACTATGTTGTTCAAACTTCACTTTATCACTTAA
- the UBA3 gene encoding NEDD8-activating enzyme E1 catalytic subunit isoform X4 — protein sequence MGEKKRRRLEELLADGMAVDGGCGDSGDWEGRWNHVKKFLERSGPFTHPDFEPGTQALEFLLSTCKVLVIGAGGLGCELLKNLALSGFRQIHVIDMDTIDVSNLNRQFLFRPKDVGRPKAEVAAEFLNSRIPNCAVVPYFKKIQDMDESFYRQFHIIVCGLDSIIARRWINGMLMSFLRYEDGVLDPSSIIPLIDGGTEGFKGNARVIIPGMTACVECTLELYPPQVNFPMCTIASMPRLPEHCIEYVRILQWPKEQPFGEGVALDGDDPEHIQWIYQKSLERASQFNIKGVTYRLTQGVVKRIIPAVASTNAVIAAVCATEVFKIATSAYIPLNNYLVFNDVDGLYTYTFEAERKENCPACSQLPQNIEISPSAKLQEILDYLTNNASLQMKSPAITATMYGGNKTLYLQTVASIEERTRPNLSKTLKELGLVDGQELAVADVTTPQTMLFKLHFIT from the exons AATGGCTGTTGATGGTGGGTGTGGGGACTCTGGAGACTGGGAAGGTCGCTGGAACCATGTAAAGAAGTTCCTCGAGCGATCTGGACCATTCACACATCCTGATTTCGAGCCAGGCACTCAA GCTCTTGAATTTTTGTTAAGCACATGTAAAGTACTAGTTATTGGAGCAGGAGGATTAGGATGCGAACTCCTGAAAAACCTG GCACTGTCTGGTTTCAGACAGATCCATGTTATTGACATGGACACTATAGATGTTTCTAATCTTAACCGACAGTTTCTGTTTCG accaaAGGATGTTGGGCGACCAAAAGCAGAAGTTGCAGCAGAATTCCTGAACAGTCGCATCCCCAACTGTGCTGTTGTACC atattttaaaaagattcaAGACATGGATGAAAGCTTTTATCGAC AGTTTCATATTATTGTTTGTGGGCTGGACTCTATAATTGCAAGAAGATGGATAAATGGCATGCTG ATGTCATTTTTACGTTATGAAGACGGTGTACTGGATCCAAGTTCCATCATACCTTTAATAGATGGAGGGACAGAAGGTTTCAAAGGAAATGCTCGTGTGATTATTCCCGGTATGACAGCATGTGTTGAATGCACACTTGAACTTTATCCACCACAG GTCAATTTCCCCATGTGTACTATTGCATCTATGCCCAGGCTACCAGAGCATTGTATTGAGTATGTCAGGATATTGCAGTGGCCGAAGGAGCAACCTTTTGGAG AAGGTGTTGCTTTGGATGGAGATGACCCTGAACATATACAGTGGATTTACCAGAAGTCTTTAGAAAGAGCATCACAATTTAATATTAAAGGTGTTACATACAGACTCACCCAAG gagTTGTTAAACGAATTATTCCAGCAGTAGCTTCTACAAATGCAGTAATTGCAG CTGTTTGTGCCACCGAAGTTTTTAAAATAGCCACAAG TGCATACATTCCTCTTAACAATTACTTGGTGTTCAATGATGTGGATGGATTATACACGTACACATTTGAAGCGGAAAGAAAG GAGAACTGTCCGGCCTGCAGCCAGCTTCCCCAAAACATAGAGATTTCTCCATCAGCAAAATTACAGGAGATCTTGGATTACTTGACAAATAATGCTTCATT GCAAATGAAATCTCCTGCAATCACAGCAACCATGTATGGGGGGaataaaacactttatttaCAG ACGGTAGCGTCAATTGAAGAACGAACACGGCCAAATCTTTCCAAAACACTAAAAG aactGGGGCTTGTGGATGGCCAGGAACTTGCAGTTGCTGATGTGACTACACCACAGACTATGTTGTTCAAACTTCACTTTATCACTTAA
- the UBA3 gene encoding NEDD8-activating enzyme E1 catalytic subunit isoform X6 gives MADGEEPMAVDGGCGDSGDWEGRWNHVKKFLERSGPFTHPDFEPGTQALEFLLSTCKVLVIGAGGLGCELLKNLALSGFRQIHVIDMDTIDVSNLNRQFLFRPKDVGRPKAEVAAEFLNSRIPNCAVVPYFKKIQDMDESFYRQFHIIVCGLDSIIARRWINGMLMSFLRYEDGVLDPSSIIPLIDGGTEGFKGNARVIIPGMTACVECTLELYPPQVNFPMCTIASMPRLPEHCIEYVRILQWPKEQPFGEGVALDGDDPEHIQWIYQKSLERASQFNIKGVTYRLTQGVVKRIIPAVASTNAVIAAVCATEVFKIATSAYIPLNNYLVFNDVDGLYTYTFEAERKENCPACSQLPQNIEISPSAKLQEILDYLTNNASLQMKSPAITATMYGGNKTLYLQTVASIEERTRPNLSKTLKELGLVDGQELAVADVTTPQTMLFKLHFIT, from the exons AATGGCTGTTGATGGTGGGTGTGGGGACTCTGGAGACTGGGAAGGTCGCTGGAACCATGTAAAGAAGTTCCTCGAGCGATCTGGACCATTCACACATCCTGATTTCGAGCCAGGCACTCAA GCTCTTGAATTTTTGTTAAGCACATGTAAAGTACTAGTTATTGGAGCAGGAGGATTAGGATGCGAACTCCTGAAAAACCTG GCACTGTCTGGTTTCAGACAGATCCATGTTATTGACATGGACACTATAGATGTTTCTAATCTTAACCGACAGTTTCTGTTTCG accaaAGGATGTTGGGCGACCAAAAGCAGAAGTTGCAGCAGAATTCCTGAACAGTCGCATCCCCAACTGTGCTGTTGTACC atattttaaaaagattcaAGACATGGATGAAAGCTTTTATCGAC AGTTTCATATTATTGTTTGTGGGCTGGACTCTATAATTGCAAGAAGATGGATAAATGGCATGCTG ATGTCATTTTTACGTTATGAAGACGGTGTACTGGATCCAAGTTCCATCATACCTTTAATAGATGGAGGGACAGAAGGTTTCAAAGGAAATGCTCGTGTGATTATTCCCGGTATGACAGCATGTGTTGAATGCACACTTGAACTTTATCCACCACAG GTCAATTTCCCCATGTGTACTATTGCATCTATGCCCAGGCTACCAGAGCATTGTATTGAGTATGTCAGGATATTGCAGTGGCCGAAGGAGCAACCTTTTGGAG AAGGTGTTGCTTTGGATGGAGATGACCCTGAACATATACAGTGGATTTACCAGAAGTCTTTAGAAAGAGCATCACAATTTAATATTAAAGGTGTTACATACAGACTCACCCAAG gagTTGTTAAACGAATTATTCCAGCAGTAGCTTCTACAAATGCAGTAATTGCAG CTGTTTGTGCCACCGAAGTTTTTAAAATAGCCACAAG TGCATACATTCCTCTTAACAATTACTTGGTGTTCAATGATGTGGATGGATTATACACGTACACATTTGAAGCGGAAAGAAAG GAGAACTGTCCGGCCTGCAGCCAGCTTCCCCAAAACATAGAGATTTCTCCATCAGCAAAATTACAGGAGATCTTGGATTACTTGACAAATAATGCTTCATT GCAAATGAAATCTCCTGCAATCACAGCAACCATGTATGGGGGGaataaaacactttatttaCAG ACGGTAGCGTCAATTGAAGAACGAACACGGCCAAATCTTTCCAAAACACTAAAAG aactGGGGCTTGTGGATGGCCAGGAACTTGCAGTTGCTGATGTGACTACACCACAGACTATGTTGTTCAAACTTCACTTTATCACTTAA
- the UBA3 gene encoding NEDD8-activating enzyme E1 catalytic subunit isoform X3 translates to MADGEEPEKKRRRLEELLADGMAVDGGCGDSGDWEGRWNHVKKFLERSGPFTHPDFEPGTQALEFLLSTCKVLVIGAGGLGCELLKNLALSGFRQIHVIDMDTIDVSNLNRQFLFRPKDVGRPKAEVAAEFLNSRIPNCAVVPYFKKIQDMDESFYRQFHIIVCGLDSIIARRWINGMLMSFLRYEDGVLDPSSIIPLIDGGTEGFKGNARVIIPGMTACVECTLELYPPQVNFPMCTIASMPRLPEHCIEYVRILQWPKEQPFGEGVALDGDDPEHIQWIYQKSLERASQFNIKGVTYRLTQGVVKRIIPAVASTNAVIAAVCATEVFKIATSAYIPLNNYLVFNDVDGLYTYTFEAERKENCPACSQLPQNIEISPSAKLQEILDYLTNNASLQMKSPAITATMYGGNKTLYLQTVASIEERTRPNLSKTLKELGLVDGQELAVADVTTPQTMLFKLHFIT, encoded by the exons AATGGCTGTTGATGGTGGGTGTGGGGACTCTGGAGACTGGGAAGGTCGCTGGAACCATGTAAAGAAGTTCCTCGAGCGATCTGGACCATTCACACATCCTGATTTCGAGCCAGGCACTCAA GCTCTTGAATTTTTGTTAAGCACATGTAAAGTACTAGTTATTGGAGCAGGAGGATTAGGATGCGAACTCCTGAAAAACCTG GCACTGTCTGGTTTCAGACAGATCCATGTTATTGACATGGACACTATAGATGTTTCTAATCTTAACCGACAGTTTCTGTTTCG accaaAGGATGTTGGGCGACCAAAAGCAGAAGTTGCAGCAGAATTCCTGAACAGTCGCATCCCCAACTGTGCTGTTGTACC atattttaaaaagattcaAGACATGGATGAAAGCTTTTATCGAC AGTTTCATATTATTGTTTGTGGGCTGGACTCTATAATTGCAAGAAGATGGATAAATGGCATGCTG ATGTCATTTTTACGTTATGAAGACGGTGTACTGGATCCAAGTTCCATCATACCTTTAATAGATGGAGGGACAGAAGGTTTCAAAGGAAATGCTCGTGTGATTATTCCCGGTATGACAGCATGTGTTGAATGCACACTTGAACTTTATCCACCACAG GTCAATTTCCCCATGTGTACTATTGCATCTATGCCCAGGCTACCAGAGCATTGTATTGAGTATGTCAGGATATTGCAGTGGCCGAAGGAGCAACCTTTTGGAG AAGGTGTTGCTTTGGATGGAGATGACCCTGAACATATACAGTGGATTTACCAGAAGTCTTTAGAAAGAGCATCACAATTTAATATTAAAGGTGTTACATACAGACTCACCCAAG gagTTGTTAAACGAATTATTCCAGCAGTAGCTTCTACAAATGCAGTAATTGCAG CTGTTTGTGCCACCGAAGTTTTTAAAATAGCCACAAG TGCATACATTCCTCTTAACAATTACTTGGTGTTCAATGATGTGGATGGATTATACACGTACACATTTGAAGCGGAAAGAAAG GAGAACTGTCCGGCCTGCAGCCAGCTTCCCCAAAACATAGAGATTTCTCCATCAGCAAAATTACAGGAGATCTTGGATTACTTGACAAATAATGCTTCATT GCAAATGAAATCTCCTGCAATCACAGCAACCATGTATGGGGGGaataaaacactttatttaCAG ACGGTAGCGTCAATTGAAGAACGAACACGGCCAAATCTTTCCAAAACACTAAAAG aactGGGGCTTGTGGATGGCCAGGAACTTGCAGTTGCTGATGTGACTACACCACAGACTATGTTGTTCAAACTTCACTTTATCACTTAA
- the UBA3 gene encoding NEDD8-activating enzyme E1 catalytic subunit isoform X7 → MAVDGGCGDSGDWEGRWNHVKKFLERSGPFTHPDFEPGTQALEFLLSTCKVLVIGAGGLGCELLKNLALSGFRQIHVIDMDTIDVSNLNRQFLFRPKDVGRPKAEVAAEFLNSRIPNCAVVPYFKKIQDMDESFYRQFHIIVCGLDSIIARRWINGMLMSFLRYEDGVLDPSSIIPLIDGGTEGFKGNARVIIPGMTACVECTLELYPPQVNFPMCTIASMPRLPEHCIEYVRILQWPKEQPFGEGVALDGDDPEHIQWIYQKSLERASQFNIKGVTYRLTQGVVKRIIPAVASTNAVIAAVCATEVFKIATSAYIPLNNYLVFNDVDGLYTYTFEAERKENCPACSQLPQNIEISPSAKLQEILDYLTNNASLQMKSPAITATMYGGNKTLYLQTVASIEERTRPNLSKTLKELGLVDGQELAVADVTTPQTMLFKLHFIT, encoded by the exons ATGGCTGTTGATGGTGGGTGTGGGGACTCTGGAGACTGGGAAGGTCGCTGGAACCATGTAAAGAAGTTCCTCGAGCGATCTGGACCATTCACACATCCTGATTTCGAGCCAGGCACTCAA GCTCTTGAATTTTTGTTAAGCACATGTAAAGTACTAGTTATTGGAGCAGGAGGATTAGGATGCGAACTCCTGAAAAACCTG GCACTGTCTGGTTTCAGACAGATCCATGTTATTGACATGGACACTATAGATGTTTCTAATCTTAACCGACAGTTTCTGTTTCG accaaAGGATGTTGGGCGACCAAAAGCAGAAGTTGCAGCAGAATTCCTGAACAGTCGCATCCCCAACTGTGCTGTTGTACC atattttaaaaagattcaAGACATGGATGAAAGCTTTTATCGAC AGTTTCATATTATTGTTTGTGGGCTGGACTCTATAATTGCAAGAAGATGGATAAATGGCATGCTG ATGTCATTTTTACGTTATGAAGACGGTGTACTGGATCCAAGTTCCATCATACCTTTAATAGATGGAGGGACAGAAGGTTTCAAAGGAAATGCTCGTGTGATTATTCCCGGTATGACAGCATGTGTTGAATGCACACTTGAACTTTATCCACCACAG GTCAATTTCCCCATGTGTACTATTGCATCTATGCCCAGGCTACCAGAGCATTGTATTGAGTATGTCAGGATATTGCAGTGGCCGAAGGAGCAACCTTTTGGAG AAGGTGTTGCTTTGGATGGAGATGACCCTGAACATATACAGTGGATTTACCAGAAGTCTTTAGAAAGAGCATCACAATTTAATATTAAAGGTGTTACATACAGACTCACCCAAG gagTTGTTAAACGAATTATTCCAGCAGTAGCTTCTACAAATGCAGTAATTGCAG CTGTTTGTGCCACCGAAGTTTTTAAAATAGCCACAAG TGCATACATTCCTCTTAACAATTACTTGGTGTTCAATGATGTGGATGGATTATACACGTACACATTTGAAGCGGAAAGAAAG GAGAACTGTCCGGCCTGCAGCCAGCTTCCCCAAAACATAGAGATTTCTCCATCAGCAAAATTACAGGAGATCTTGGATTACTTGACAAATAATGCTTCATT GCAAATGAAATCTCCTGCAATCACAGCAACCATGTATGGGGGGaataaaacactttatttaCAG ACGGTAGCGTCAATTGAAGAACGAACACGGCCAAATCTTTCCAAAACACTAAAAG aactGGGGCTTGTGGATGGCCAGGAACTTGCAGTTGCTGATGTGACTACACCACAGACTATGTTGTTCAAACTTCACTTTATCACTTAA